ttattgttttgttgtatAATAGGCTGAGAAGGAAGACCGTGAACCCTTGCGTTTGGAGCAGTTTAGATTTCAACATTTGCGAAAAGATGAGAGTGAAAAATTGAGCAGTGAGATAGCAGAACAAGTTTATGTAAGAAACAAATgggtattttttatgttaatttattttgacatcagttttacttttttttaaaatatatttttctaataaaagaGAACTGTAGAATGAAGCATGCAAGAGGGTTAAAGAATCTATGCCAATACCTGAGAGTTCTTTTGCACATCAAAATAATATTGCATTAGAAAACAAGGTGTATACACAATTGTTCGGCCCTGACAAGGATGGAAAAATGTTGGGATATGGACGTGGGATGACCAAATCCAGGTTGTTTGGCTATGGTTCAGTCACCCGAGGAAGCCAATCTACATTAGTCATCAGTACATTAATTAAAGAGATAAGCACTAAACATGTTgagaaaatataaacaattcaAGTCGAACAAGCAGTTTGAGAGAAAACTCTACTCGAGGAAGTAGAATCTTGATTCTGTAGAAAGCCGCAGAGTGAGAAGCTCGTTTGATAGCTGAGGTAGAAGAAAGATTTatgaaattaactaaaattcgaGAGACAAAGTTCATGGATATGATGGATGCTCGTGAGAATAAGTATAAGGCTCTCCTCAACGAGAATATGGCAAAGGGAATGTCAAGTAAGTACAAGGCTTTTCATAGTAAGATAataaagtgactattttgtaactagATTGTCAATAAGTTTGTTAATGATTTAATAGACATTGATTGTTGTAATTGAATGGTAGGTTCTTATTTGATGTCTTCATTGCTTACTCAACTAATAATTAATGGATGTATTGATGAAAATTCtttatttagtttcaatttatGGTTCTTTGGTTAATACTAAAATATTCTTCCCATGTGTTCATGTTGTTTCTCATCTAACTCATATAAATAGAAAATGCACATTGCTATATTTGCAATTGAATTTCAGAGTAGCGGACTTGATGATAAAGCCTTTAGTTCGAATGATGATGAATGAGGCTTACTGcatattatgtattatatatatatatgttatagtGGTTGATGAATGCAGTTGTCCCATAATTTTTTGATGTCATGGGAAACAGGTTGACAACATGTTTGCAACGTGTTGACTACTTCTATTAggatttgtataatttttttgtcatgTGAAATAGGTTGACAACATGTTTGCAACTTGTTGACTGCttctattaggatttttatataaattactaACTGCAATATTCAATGGTAATTGTGtatttatataatcattttatgttaattaattgttcaattaatattgtctcaaactttttcaaaccCAATACATACAAATTTGCTCATATTTTGCCAAAATAGGCTCTTAAAAATCGAGGAAAAATGTCGTAAAAAAACATTGGACATGAGACAAAAGATTTATCCCAACCTTTTTAAGTTTTCGTTAGATGGGTTTACCCTAACCTTTTTAAGGTTGCCTTAGACGGGTTTATCCCAACTTTTTTTAAGGTGCATTGGAAAAGGTTTATCCTAATCTTTTTAAGGTTGCTTTAAACGAGTCTATCTCAAGATTTTTAAGGTTGTCTTAGACAGGTCAATCCCAACCTTTTTTAAAAGTTGCCTTAGACAATGCCTATCCCAACCTTTTTCAGGTTACCTTAGACGAATCTATCCCAACCTGTTTAAGGTTGCCTTAGACGAGTTTATTCCAACCTTTTTTGAAGGTTGCCTTAGACTGGTCTACCCtaacatttttaaaaggttGCCTTAGACAAGTCTATCTCAACCTTTTTAAAAAGTTGCTTTAGACAAGGTCTatcccaaattttttaaaaggttgcCTTCGACTGGTCTATCCCAACCTTTTTTAAAGGTTGCCTTAGACAAGGTCTATACCAACCTTTTTAAGGTTACCTTGGACGATTCTATCCCAATCTTTTTTAAAGGTTGCCTTAGACAAGGTCTATCCCAACTTTTTTTAAAGGTTTCCTTAGACAAAGTCTATCCCAACTTTTTTAAAAGTTCATCTTAGACTAGtctatcccaacctttttaaGGTTGCCTTAGACGAGCCTATCCCAACATTTTTCAAAGGTTGGCCTTGACTAGGTCTTTCCCAACCCTTTAATAAGGGCCGGCTTATGTTGACTTATCCTGACGCTTTTTCAAAAGTGTCGTAGAGTCTATGTCAACTGTGCTATAGGCAACCTTTTTGGAAGTTTCGGGAGAAGCGTCGCGAAACCTATGCCAACCTTTTTTGCGTCTTCTTAGGTCAAAAAAAGTGTCGCGGTAGGCTTGTTTTGTTGTAGTGTGACAACAAAAGTGAGCAATTTAGATGACATTGTATAGAACACAACAAAAATAGGGGACAAGAAATTGTTTATGCAGTTTGGTTTTTCAACGTTTGTGGACCCTAACTCAGTGAGTAAATCCATTATAATTAATCCCAATACAACAAGTGATTTAAGTCCTATCGTACTCAGTATAGCAACATTACTTTTGTACCTAAAGATCCAAATCACTCACCTCTAAGTTCTCTCCTAATTGTAAAACCAAGTAACAAACTTGTTTACactcttaaaaaaatattcctCAATATACAGATAAGTGCTCTCAACTCTACACCTTTCTAACTTACATAAGcctttaatatataaaagtttaaggCTTGCTAAGATAAAAATCAATTACAACAATTTTCCACTAAAATAGCCTCATAAAAAGGCTTTACAAATATCCTCATAAAGttcttataaaatcaaatatctccaaagtaattattcaaataagtCAAGTCAATCTCGACAAAACAAGGGATCTAATTTGCTTAATTTGAATTGATTCAATCTTTAAAGATTTGTTGCTCCATAAGATGGATCTTCAAATATGAGCCAACACATGTTCACAAAATCATCTAAGTCGTTGCCCAATTGATTTGCTGAAAAGATTGCCAAGTTAAAAAATGACAAGTTATGTTTCCTGTCGCACTGTCAGTCGTAATGACCATTTCCATTGGCACTTCGAGAGCCACTTAAAAAacttgttttaataataaaacatctaTCAATGTTGAAAAAGCCTTTCATATTTGGAGCACAAATCCATCTTTACAAAGTAATCTTTAATCCATCTTGATCCGCTCAACTCTCATTAAATCAATTATCATTAATACTACGAAGGATCATAGAATCAACCTATATCTCCCTAGATTGCATATCTCAGTATATAAGATAAGTAGATCACATAAGAATCATTAGAAAGTATTTTGCTTGATCCAATCTCTTCTCCAATAATAAACACAAGATTGATTGCACAAAATCCTCGAAAAGAagtaagtaaataattaaaatattttgataaaaccaacAAATAAAGCAAGTTATGTGTCTAATAATCGTAATAGTAACTTTCGTTTGCACATAAACAATAACTTCAAAATTTACCTCAACAGTTTTTTCTcatacaattttattaataaaaatagctaacactattttaatttttcttatttgttgaacaataatacaaatattaaattgagttactTATTTTGAGaggtattaaattgttaatggAATTGTCcttatttttcactttcaaaTAGTATAGTCCCATTTATTTTAGAGtgaataaatttcttttaaccatATACTACATGGATCTTTTGAGTATTTTTCcaaagtattattttatatcCATTAAATAACCATACATTAGCATAATAtgtgtaaatttatattttagattttttaaatgtaaaatattattcacttatgatatatttataaactttaaaattattgaaataaaatatttttaggataaaaaatcatttttatgaaattttaaattctattttgtttaaatgttcatttttctttttgtaaaatattcaaaatgaattAGATAAACTACACAATTGgtcattcaattttcacaaatttttattttaagcacaaaAACCTTTACAAAATAGAcactaatattatataatatattcattttgatcactcccgttaaaataaaatagataacaGAAATCTCCATAAACTCCTATCCATTGTCAAGAAAACCAAGTTTCAAGTCTCACCCACTCTAAAATTTTCTTCCCTCACTGAAACGTAGTTGCTTTTTTTCACCCTACATTTGAAAAATTACTTGGTATGACtttgcttttttattattattaaaataataacctTAAGCATTTAactaatatacaaaaatattattagttgaacataattaattaaatttttacttaaaaaattaaataacagtAAAAGAATCCACGTCATCACTTTAGTGTGTCATCATTTGGAAATACTAGtaccaaattatatcaaattagaATAGAGAATTAAATCTCAAACTTCAACATAATTGAGGGACAAAAACCATAATTAggccataaataaataaacggaGTTTGCTCTATCGTCTCTCTAATAAAACAGCTAAAGCTAAAAACCTTCGTTCATTCTCTCACCAGGTGGCGGCTTTCTAAAGCTATCTCTCTCgtctcactttttttttcccttaattttGTGTTCCTTCATTgataaaaaccctaatttgaaAATGGCTTAGATTTAATAAATATCTGTTTCTCTTTTCTGGCtttgtttaatataataacaataatggACGATTCATCTGGGCTAAAACACAAAGAATTGGAGTTCACTTTGGCGGCAGTTTCTCAGTTGTCTTCTTCTTCGCTTTCTTCGTcttcgtcttcttcttcttcggtGATTGCTCGTTTCAGCGCTGATTCTGGAGTTGCAGAGCTGCGGTTTCACCGAGATTCGGAATTTATTGATGGCTTCAATGTCGATATTGGAACCTCGCAGGTAAGATAAAAGAGTGTTGTTTGGTTCTTGAGAAAATAGACATGCGATGCGAAGGTAAATAAAGGGTAACTTTGAGCAGATGTttgtttcttaaaaaaaaaaaactcttttttCGGGGTTACTTAAGGACTATGTTTTTCCATTGGCATTGAagaggtttcttttttttttttttttcttgattttccacTTTGGGTTTGTTTCAAAATTGCTATTTTTCGTATAATTTGGGTGTTGCGGAAGCTTACTGAAATGAGAATCGATTTGGGTAATTAAAGTTACTACTTTTGAAGCCAAGCTTGTAGTTAATGACAGCTAGAGATAGACATAGTGTAACATGTTTGAGGTTCgttcttttgttgttttcaGCTCTTCAAGCTGGGACCGGTTCAATCGCTTTGTGTTTCAGAGAGTTCTGGTGCCAGTAAAGAGGTATCATCTTTACTTTTgcctcatacatatatatatattcatatgtgtatgtatgtatgcatatgAAAATGTTAGAATAGAAGAATACATATGTTTTTTCGAACTCGACTTCTTTTCTGCTGTTTCCGGGTTTGATTACATGCAATACCCTTTGTTTTTCCCATGTTAAAATTCTGGTTAGTAGTGACTGGTGGCAACTTCTTTCTGTTTATATCTTGGAATGCTGCAATTTACAGTATACAtccttcaaaaatatattttattgaaattataatactTACTGTTGATAAGTATGAATTTACTTgatgatttcaaaatttttaaaccacTGTTAAATGTTACCTATTTTTTCACGTTATTACTTTTGAATCAGAAATCATATTCACGGGCAGTGACCATCCAGTTTAGAAACGAGGATGAAAGCAGGGACTTCCATTCCGCATTTGAGCAATGGCAGAAGGATGTTATTCAAGGTGCTACTTTGAAAACCTGCTTATGATCTTGCTCAAAATTGACCGCTATATATGCTTTTGTTTGATCAGTatattttttcccattttaaagCAGGAATTCATTTACCAAATGGGGCCATTGCTGCTTCTAAGAGCAAGTTCGATTATAAAATTGAGCCATCTTCTGCTAAAATGTATTTCCACTATTATGGACAATTGCTACATCAGCAAAATATGTTACAGGATTATGTGAGAACAGGTTATATCACGGAGCTGTCTTTCATTAttccttttgattttgttttataagtTCACTTTGAATTTCTATAGACAACACTAACAAAGCCCACAGCTTTGAGATAGTATACCgcttttaattataattcagGTATTTTAGATGCTGATAATTGATTATCTACTTTTTCTCCAGGAACCTATTATGCTGCTGTTATCGAGAACCGTGTTGATTTTACAGGTCGTGTGGTGGTTGATGTTGGAGCTGGAAGTGGTATTTTGTCGTTATTTGCTGCGCAGGTATTCCTAACCCTTTGGTCCATTATGACGATGCATATGTGCTATTCCTTTTCCTGTGGTTTATAGATTGATGCtcaattcctttcttcttcctATTAGGCTGGTGCAAAGCATGTTTATGCTGTTGAAGCTTCAGAAATGGCAGAATATGCTCGCAAACTTATTGCTGGGAACCCCGCATTAGCTCAACGGATTACTGTATGTGCTTGTCATGTCATGTAAATGTTCTTGGTTGTATCCTGATTGATACAGTCTCTCATAGTTACAATGGCATCTAAAATATAGGTAATAAAAGGTAAAGTTGAGGAAGTGGAGTTGGCTGAGAAAGCAGATATTCTGATCTCTGAACCGATGGGTACGTTGGTGTGTGATGCTTTGCTTTGTCTTTATATGTGATGATGAAAATCTCATGACACTGATGCTTTGCTTTTGTCCCTACTTCCATGCTTTATTTCCATGGAGATGAAGGTTTTCAttgttttgtattatttttccagtcagaatatgaaaaaatatagaacTTCTCTGAACATGTGGTGGAATTATTTGTGAATCTTTAACTTTGTTGCATAGTTTTTGTTGAAGCAAGATTcttaagttgaatttttttgtcaCTTGCAGGCACCTTATTAGTTAATGAGAGAATGTTAGAGTCCTACATAATTGCAAGAGATCGGTTTCTTGTGCCTAATGGGAAAATGTTTCCATCAATTGGAAGGTAAAGTTACTATTTTGAATCTGTTTGCTTCTCTCAAGCAGCAGTTGATAAATGATTCTGATTTGCTGATATATCATCACACTGATTTTAGGATTTTCACTTTAATGATAACATGCATTTTACTCACTTGGCCTGTTGCTCTTACTTTGATACCCTCATGCTAAACTGGTTGAGATTATAACTAGATTTATGATAGCTTTCATGCCTTAATCCTATGATACCTCTTGGTTAATATATACTTATTTCAGATGGTTTTTTCGGCTTTAACTTAACAGATCTATTGTGATCTGTTGTTGATTTCATTGATTTATATTTTGGCCATCAAGATGTAAAATTCTTAACATCTTTTTCTTTGAGTTAGTTTCATGCCATCTTAATATTGTAGGATACATATGGCGCCTTTCAGtgatgaatatttatttgttgAAATTGCAAATAAGGTATGTATTTGACATTGTTTTGCCAGATGCATATTGCATTTATATCCATGCCTGTGTAAATTTATGCATCTTAGACAGAAATTAATCAAAAACATCTCATGACTTGTTGGCGTGAATCTTTTACCTCCTTCAGTCATTAATTTACATAGAAAGTTGTTGTCagtataaattgttttataccGTTCCTATTTTCCCTTTGTATGATTCATGGCAGAAATTGCAAGAGTATTCTTTTCTCTTCACCCATGTTAATGTGTTATAAAAGAACCTTGTAGTTTTCACAAGGTTTCAAGGTGGTGACttataaaatttggaaaagaaagtaaagatgCTTATGTTTTCAAGCTTTTCTTTATCAGGAGACCTTGCCTTGTTAGCTGTTTTATCAAATTACAGGGTTTGCTACCCGAAACTCACTTGAaacatgttatttatatatgcaAAATAATGCTGTCAACCCGAATGTTATTGCTATCAGCCACAGAGTTCTCTTTTCATCACGTGCTCATAAATTATACGGGTTGTACAGTTGATTTTGCATTGTATGTACCTTTTCTACTCCTCCCCCTTACCCGGAAGAAATTGCAGGCTCTTTTTTGGCAGCAACAGAACTATTATGGTGTAGATCTCACCCCATTGTATGGGTCTGCATTCCAAGGGTACTTCTCTCAGGTTTGTTTTATGCATCTTTAGAGTGAAAATGTCGCTCAAAATGCAAGGTTTACATTGGGTTTTCTCGATACTTTCCATAATATTTCTTTGGAAGTTGCCATACTGATCTTTCTTCATGTGCTTATGTGCTTATGGTTTCTCGGTTTCTCCATAAATGTTGCACTCTGATGTCGTCTGCTTTCATACAGCCAGTGGTGGATGCTTTTGATCCAAGATTATTGGTATCTCCACCTTTGTGCCATGTTATTGACTTCAATGAAATAAAGGTACCAGTGAGCCATTATAAGTCACGCCTCTCTCGTACTAAACTTCATGTTGCATTCTTCAAATCTAAATGTTGTATCTTGTATTTGCATTTCTAATTTTCAACCTTAAAATGATTTTCCAAGACAaggaactttttatttttccaactGGCATCATATTTCATTCCATCCATTATTGGTCTGTGTTTTGATTCCTGGTTGCTTCATGGAACTCTTTACATAGCAAATGATTTTTGAGCTCTTGGCTTGTTGCCGACTTGTAGGTTGACTTGAACGTCTATGGGCGTATGGGACACTAAGACCATTTTTCCAAGTGATGCAATATTTTTCACTTAATCATAGCTGTTTGATTTAAACTTCCTTTCTCTGACTACGTTTGATGGTTATATGTAAAATGTGTAGTTGACACATTGTTCATTCTTTTGCAGGAAGAGGACTTGTTCGAAATAGATATTCCGTTGAAATTCATAGCATCTGTGGGAACTCGAGTGCATGGGTTGGCCTGTTGGTTTGATGTTCTATTTAATGGGAGGTAATAAATAATCTATTCAAATTTGCATTTTTCTTTAGATTTGCAGTTTCATGCAATCAAACTGCCATTGAACCGCTTTTGTTAACAGTGCTGTGCAAAGATGGCTTACCACTGCCCCTGGTGCGCCTACAACCCACTGGTACCAAATACGATGTGTTCTTTCTCAGCCGATTTATGTTATGGCTGGGCAAGAAATAACTGGCCGACTTCACATGATTGCCCATAATGCTCAAAGTTACACCATGTATCTATCATTGTCAGGTTGGTTTTGAACTTCTTGTGTTTCTAATTtgctgttttgtttctttttctaatgaGATATGTATCGACTCTTACAGCGAAAATGTGGGGGCCTGGGGCAGTACAAGGAGGAATTCTTCAGACCTCTTCAGGGAAACTTGATCTCAAGGAGCCTTATTACAGAATGTCACAGCCACAATCCTACACGATGGCACAAGACCAGCAACCACAGCAGCTGCTACAGGCACAGGTACAGCTTATATCGATTCATCTCATACTCAAATTTTTTAGATTCATCTAAGATGGGCATTACATGCATGTCAAACCTTGCTATTCATAAAATAATCAGTTTGCTATCTAACAGGCTATTCCGATCCACACCGAAGATTTGGATGAAGCGGAGTTGCTGCGGCAACCATCAGAAAATACAGGTCCTCAGCTCCAATAAGTAACTGATGAAATGTATTCAAGTTTCATTGAGGAGGATTTCAAACGGTTGTGTGTGTAACATAAACTATATTATGTTAGTTGCGTTTTTAGCACCTCTGGTTAAGGTGCCATTTGATTTTGATCCCTGTAAATTAAAATGGGATCTTGTACGATTTTATGATGATTTTAGCAGTTAAATAATCAGATCGTGTTTAGTAAACTCGGTAGGTGctgaaatatttagaatttaagatTTTTCACATTTACCCTAAAATCATGCACCCTTTATTTAACCAAAGGGTTCCTATGGGTACTGAAAACGTCAGACAGACCATAAGTTGAAATCATGAAGCAGCAGCAGGGATTCCAAACTTCTGCTGGTTCACCACAAGTTTGATTATTCCCTGTATACTCCAAACTGCATAATATCCAATGTTTAATGGGTGGAGTGTCAAGGTGTTCGGTGGCTCTTAACTaaggttttgattttggttcttGTCATTGAAGAAAATAGGTGGATTTGTATTCAAGTAGGTTTGATGTTTTATCAGCTGTGGcttaaaattagttataattcttctctaaaagataattttttaaataaaaagataaatgtGTCCCGGtctacattttatttttgcattgaCAAAAATGATGATATTGATCGAAATAAAATTTAGTTGTATGTtttataagtaataaatatttttatttttaatgtaataattaattttgcttttatatAATGAtactataattaatttgtattattatattatgtaatattatggtgtgtatattatattataggCTTATTTGTAAATTTCGCCCCTaacattttgatgtttttgcaATTAAGCCtcaatgcttttttttttcaattgcacTCTTGGATGAAACCGTTAAATTGATAATGGTTAGAAGGCATTGCTGATTGGGTGTGCCACTTGGCACTTTGTAGGATGCCATGTAGGATAATAATGTGgctttttaaaaattgttttaaaaatttactaacccattattattttattttattttaaaactctcAATTTTACTAAACCTTTTTCACTGCAAAGTCTCTCATCTCATTCTCGTAAATCTTTTACCTTTAATCCCTAAATTGTAGACCTTCAAATCTCTATTGCAggttgtcgattgagtcttaattcaaTTAGCATAGGCATTGTGGCTTCAAGCGCATTGAAACGTATTATCTTCCTATTAATGGGTTGGGAGgggttataaataatttaaagtattatGCAGATAcgatcaaaatttataataaaacagTTCAAAAATAGAGATTTTGAGTTGATCATAAAAGGAGTATGTTTACGAGGATGAAGCCATAACACGCTTCTGCAAGAAATTGACACCAAGAGAAACTTCGTGGAGTGATTCAAGCTATTAAGTTAAGCACCAAAGCGCTAATAGCCCATTAGTAACATGAGATTAGTGCTCATGAATGATCATAACCATCAAATGTCATTATCTATtatcatattaaataatatccattgatttaatctaattattaaaatttatatatgtatatatgacttagtggaaaaaaagaaaacttatcaTCTCTTCCTCACATTCGTCTTTaccaaagaaagaaataaaagagattttCCTTAGCCTTTCTTCCATTGCTGTAAGCTACCAAGGTCTTTGGttaagcttttcttttaaattttggttggaCTATTAGTTAATTATCTTAGATATTAAAGACCCAAGTATTGGATTTCTTGATTATTGAGTTTTAAACAAGTTGCCATTAAAGGATGTTAATGAATTTGGCTTGGATAGAGATGGTTtttgaataatgaatttaaattgagTTAGGATTGAGTTAAAAAGGACTCAATTGTAACGAATATAAACTTTGGggtttgataataaataatggtTGTAGGAGGTCCCTATACTATATTTATGAGgttgattttatatttgatcGAGTATATCACGAGATATGAGTGTTTTAAACATTAGGgatttaaaggactaaattgagtcAAATACAttcatgtttgatttttgtcgaatttgttttgaattgtgTGAGTAATGATGTTTCTGTAATTATATTATTGGATGTAGCCAAAAACGATGTTAGACCGTTGAAAGATAAAGGAAAGGTGAAAATCGTCAAAAACTAGTTATTTCGATTTGTACTATCATAATTTGCTTTCCTTTTTGTGAATTTAATTAGGTAACAACATTGttaaattgctagtgatatgtgATTACAACTATGATTAAGCGTGTTGTATTAAATGTTGACTAAATTAGTAAGTTGTATACGTATGTGAGATTTattatgatattaaaatgattaactACTTTGttgatataatgaaatatatgtgaTCACACATGTATTGCTATTGTTAAACTGTGAACTGGCCCTATTAAACGATACTAGACATAATTAgggtatagttggcatgccataggattcaTATATGTATTGGAGGGAGCATTATGTCATTTTAGTGCAATTCATTTTGCCATTATAGTGCAATTCATTCTGGCATTCGATGCATTACATTTTGTGGAGTGTTAGGGGGATCAGTGCATTAATGATTGATTAGCACTTTGGTGATTATTGTGGAGTCTTAGGAGATAAATCCACGTACTCGTACTTATATCTGCATCCAGTTAATAGGGGCtataagtaaatatttattatgtcaTTCTGATTCTGAAAAGGATACGTCATTCTAAATTGTGGATAAACATCATTC
This genomic window from Gossypium raimondii isolate GPD5lz chromosome 10, ASM2569854v1, whole genome shotgun sequence contains:
- the LOC105776988 gene encoding probable histone-arginine methyltransferase 1.3 isoform X2, with the protein product MDDSSGLKHKELEFTLAAVSQLSSSSLSSSSSSSSSVIARFSADSGVAELRFHRDSEFIDGFNVDIGTSQLFKLGPVQSLCVSESSGASKEKSYSRAVTIQFRNEDESRDFHSAFEQWQKDVIQGIHLPNGAIAASKSKFDYKIEPSSAKMYFHYYGQLLHQQNMLQDYVRTGTYYAAVIENRVDFTGRVVVDVGAGSGILSLFAAQAGAKHVYAVEASEMAEYARKLIAGNPALAQRITVIKGKVEEVELAEKADILISEPMGTLLVNERMLESYIIARDRFLVPNGKMFPSIGRIHMAPFSDEYLFVEIANKALFWQQQNYYGVDLTPLYGSAFQGYFSQPVVDAFDPRLLVSPPLCHVIDFNEIKEEDLFEIDIPLKFIASVGTRVHGLACWFDVLFNGSAVQRWLTTAPGAPTTHWYQIRCVLSQPIYVMAGQEITGRLHMIAHNAQSYTMYLSLSAKMWGPGAVQGGILQTSSGKLDLKEPYYRMSQPQSYTMAQDQQPQQLLQAQAIPIHTEDLDEAELLRQPSENTGPQLQ
- the LOC105776988 gene encoding probable histone-arginine methyltransferase 1.3 isoform X1 → MDDSSGLKHKELEFTLAAVSQLSSSSLSSSSSSSSSVIARFSADSGVAELRFHRDSEFIDGFNVDIGTSQLFKLGPVQSLCVSESSGASKEKSYSRAVTIQFRNEDESRDFHSAFEQWQKDVIQAGIHLPNGAIAASKSKFDYKIEPSSAKMYFHYYGQLLHQQNMLQDYVRTGTYYAAVIENRVDFTGRVVVDVGAGSGILSLFAAQAGAKHVYAVEASEMAEYARKLIAGNPALAQRITVIKGKVEEVELAEKADILISEPMGTLLVNERMLESYIIARDRFLVPNGKMFPSIGRIHMAPFSDEYLFVEIANKALFWQQQNYYGVDLTPLYGSAFQGYFSQPVVDAFDPRLLVSPPLCHVIDFNEIKEEDLFEIDIPLKFIASVGTRVHGLACWFDVLFNGSAVQRWLTTAPGAPTTHWYQIRCVLSQPIYVMAGQEITGRLHMIAHNAQSYTMYLSLSAKMWGPGAVQGGILQTSSGKLDLKEPYYRMSQPQSYTMAQDQQPQQLLQAQAIPIHTEDLDEAELLRQPSENTGPQLQ